A single region of the Winslowiella toletana genome encodes:
- a CDS encoding MFS transporter yields the protein MKSELRAKFSVISAVTIFGLTYGLSAPLIAITLANHGYSEAFIGINAAMHALGVLLIAPKLPWLCRTFSTRQLMFTAILAAAALLMMFPWLPIASWFVLRLLLGMATEVILVVTETWLNQVTVEQHRAKNLAIYTAMLSLGFALGPMILSLMGSGSNAFMLGGVIALAAALAMILSKTGFISSDHEVKRSLAAWLKLIPLALAATVLNAALECAGMNLLPLYAINLGWSESEATSLIAILLVGAIVLQLPVGWLADRFDRQRLIVILAALSTLGALVWPLALQHIWLARALLFVWGGVFVGIYTVIITLIGQRFRGAELAGAYAILSVGWGVGALIGPMLGGISMSMTLHGLPLMTALLCGIFTLFALRTRQEAC from the coding sequence ATGAAGTCTGAACTGCGGGCTAAATTTTCTGTCATTTCGGCGGTCACGATTTTTGGTCTGACCTACGGTCTGAGTGCGCCACTGATCGCCATCACGCTGGCCAATCATGGCTATAGCGAAGCCTTTATCGGTATCAATGCCGCAATGCATGCGCTTGGCGTATTACTGATTGCCCCCAAACTGCCGTGGTTATGCCGCACTTTCTCGACCCGTCAGCTAATGTTTACCGCAATACTGGCTGCTGCGGCTTTACTGATGATGTTTCCATGGTTGCCGATCGCCAGCTGGTTTGTGCTGCGGTTGCTGTTGGGAATGGCAACCGAAGTCATTCTGGTGGTCACCGAAACCTGGCTAAATCAGGTGACGGTGGAGCAGCATCGGGCGAAGAATTTAGCCATTTATACCGCCATGCTGTCGCTTGGCTTTGCCCTCGGCCCAATGATTCTTAGCCTGATGGGGAGCGGTTCCAATGCCTTTATGCTGGGTGGCGTCATCGCGCTGGCTGCCGCACTGGCGATGATACTGTCGAAGACCGGCTTTATTTCCTCTGATCATGAGGTGAAGCGCTCCCTGGCGGCCTGGCTGAAGTTGATTCCGCTGGCGCTGGCGGCGACGGTATTGAATGCGGCGCTGGAGTGTGCCGGGATGAACTTACTGCCGCTGTATGCCATCAACCTCGGCTGGAGTGAGTCCGAGGCCACTTCACTGATCGCTATTCTGCTGGTTGGCGCCATCGTGCTACAGCTGCCGGTCGGCTGGCTGGCAGATCGCTTTGATCGTCAGCGTTTAATCGTGATACTTGCCGCACTTTCTACCCTCGGCGCGCTGGTCTGGCCGCTGGCGTTACAACATATCTGGCTGGCGCGCGCACTGCTGTTTGTCTGGGGCGGAGTGTTCGTTGGCATCTATACCGTGATTATTACGCTTATTGGTCAGCGTTTTCGCGGTGCGGAACTGGCAGGAGCTTATGCTATTCTTTCGGTCGGCTGGGGCGTGGGGGCGTTAATCGGCCCGATGTTGGGTGGCATTTCAATGTCAATGACCCTGCATGGTTTACCGTTGATGACCGCGCTGCTGTGCGGCATATTTACTCTGTTCGCGCTGCGTACCCGGCAGGAAGCGTGTTAA
- the nuoN gene encoding NADH-quinone oxidoreductase subunit NuoN encodes MTITPQHLIALLPLLIVGLTVVVVMLSIAWRRNHFVNATLTVIGLNLALLSLFFVGQAGPMDVTPLLRVDGYAMFYTGLVILASLATCTFAYPWLEGYTDNREEFYLLVLIAALGGVVLAGANHLAALFIGIELLSLPLFGLIGYAFRQKRSLEAAIKYMILSAAASSFLLFGMALVYADSGSLSFMALGKTLSDEMLHQPLLLAGLGLMIVGLGFKLSLVPFHLWTPDVYQGAPAPVSTFLATASKIAIFGVVMRLFMYAPVTDSEAVRTVLGVIAFASILFGNLMAISQSNIKRMLGYSSIAHLGYLLVALIAVQTHQLSLETVGVYLAGYLFSSLGAFGVVSLMSSPYRGPDADSLYSYRGLFWHRPILSAVMTVMMLSLAGIPMTLGFIGKFYVIAVGVNAHLWWLTAAVVLGSAIGLYYYLRVTVSLYLSPPESLQRDTPANWAFTAGGVVVLISAILVLLLGIYPQPLINLVQMAQPLM; translated from the coding sequence ATGACAATAACTCCTCAACATTTGATCGCGCTGCTACCGCTGTTGATCGTCGGATTGACGGTGGTGGTTGTGATGCTGTCCATTGCGTGGCGACGCAACCACTTCGTCAACGCGACCCTGACGGTGATCGGTCTTAACCTCGCACTGCTGTCACTGTTCTTTGTTGGCCAGGCTGGCCCAATGGATGTCACGCCGTTACTGCGCGTCGACGGTTACGCCATGTTCTATACCGGGCTGGTAATACTGGCGAGTCTCGCAACCTGTACCTTCGCGTATCCGTGGCTTGAGGGCTACACCGATAACCGTGAAGAGTTCTACCTGCTGGTGCTGATTGCGGCACTTGGTGGAGTGGTTCTGGCGGGTGCGAATCATCTGGCTGCGCTGTTTATCGGTATTGAACTGCTGTCGCTGCCGCTGTTTGGCCTGATTGGTTACGCTTTCCGTCAGAAACGTTCGCTGGAAGCCGCCATTAAGTACATGATTCTCTCTGCTGCGGCATCATCGTTCCTGCTGTTCGGTATGGCACTGGTGTACGCTGATTCAGGCAGCCTGAGCTTTATGGCGCTGGGCAAAACCCTAAGCGATGAGATGCTGCATCAGCCGCTGTTGCTGGCGGGTCTGGGCCTGATGATTGTTGGCCTCGGCTTTAAACTGTCGCTGGTTCCGTTCCACCTGTGGACGCCAGACGTCTATCAGGGGGCACCGGCACCGGTCTCCACCTTCCTGGCAACCGCCAGCAAGATCGCCATTTTTGGTGTGGTGATGCGTCTGTTTATGTATGCGCCGGTAACCGACAGCGAAGCGGTCAGAACGGTACTCGGCGTGATTGCCTTTGCCTCGATTCTGTTTGGCAACCTGATGGCTATCTCGCAGAGCAACATCAAGCGTATGCTCGGTTACTCTTCAATCGCTCACCTCGGCTATCTGCTGGTGGCGCTGATTGCGGTGCAGACTCATCAGCTGTCGCTGGAAACCGTTGGCGTCTATCTGGCCGGTTACCTGTTCAGCAGCCTCGGTGCATTCGGCGTAGTCAGCCTGATGTCCAGCCCGTATCGTGGTCCGGATGCTGATTCACTTTACTCGTATCGTGGTCTGTTCTGGCATCGCCCGATTCTGTCAGCGGTTATGACGGTGATGATGCTGTCACTGGCGGGTATCCCGATGACGCTCGGCTTTATCGGTAAGTTTTACGTGATTGCGGTCGGCGTGAATGCACACCTGTGGTGGCTGACGGCGGCGGTGGTGCTGGGTAGTGCAATTGGTCTGTACTATTATCTGCGCGTCACCGTCAGCTTATACCTCAGCCCACCAGAGTCGCTACAGCGTGATACGCCGGCTAACTGGGCGTTTACCGCCGGTGGCGTGGTAGTGCTGATTTCAGCAATTCTGGTACTGCTGTTAGGTATTTACCCGCAGCCGCTGATCAACCTGGTACAGATGGCACAGCCGCTAATGTAA
- a CDS encoding HdeD family acid-resistance protein codes for MIRLIFLLVGARQLKSRWLFLAFIGACWIALGVAIFYDIASDGRLSVPLDTLALLLVIEGLVEIAAAMIIGIRIYWPGIWKGLGFLVIALLVFDLPWDNNILASVLFGTAFLGDGLFRIASSLVLRTVKWRREFSFGVIEVGLSLLIFSNWPFHHHIAVPLCFSLLLLTSGLSLIKMARQVLLLPESASVMSLPLFTSRGLRRWSELAYEHPPFPQQSPTLPLKVLVWTPVGSAIVTERRRVIDRYIAAVDKDGVISTGHISLIIENELYISHYPFEEIDRDSGNFRAMLRAGEDNDMPGRFNDDLAAEIADWCPPDQQVPFNHYNAEALHNYWQVFSTDTTYNLTSRNCSSTVVQALDVAIEGSMGHYRFPAIHLLLDPNFWLLGLVRGRAEQMTWTPGLALDYVRLLKLVVEPTRSRAWHKRVHEAFLIRRAVIKQEIRLKKGTIAAQSKGAPEEK; via the coding sequence TTGATAAGATTAATTTTCTTACTGGTGGGTGCTCGTCAGTTAAAATCCCGCTGGTTATTCCTCGCCTTCATTGGGGCATGCTGGATCGCGCTCGGCGTGGCGATCTTTTACGACATCGCCAGTGACGGTCGCCTGTCGGTGCCGCTGGATACCTTAGCGCTGTTACTGGTTATTGAAGGTTTGGTTGAAATCGCCGCGGCGATGATTATTGGTATCCGCATATACTGGCCTGGTATCTGGAAAGGGTTGGGCTTTCTGGTTATCGCGTTATTGGTGTTTGATTTACCCTGGGATAACAATATTCTCGCCTCAGTGCTGTTTGGTACGGCATTTCTCGGCGACGGCTTATTCCGCATCGCTTCGTCGTTGGTGCTGCGTACGGTGAAATGGCGGCGGGAGTTTTCCTTTGGCGTAATAGAAGTTGGCCTCAGTCTGCTGATTTTCAGCAACTGGCCGTTCCATCATCATATTGCCGTACCGCTCTGTTTCTCCTTACTTCTGCTTACTTCCGGCCTGTCATTAATTAAGATGGCGCGTCAGGTATTGCTGTTACCGGAAAGCGCCTCGGTGATGTCGTTACCGTTATTTACCTCACGCGGGCTGCGTCGCTGGAGTGAGCTGGCTTACGAGCATCCGCCATTTCCGCAGCAGTCGCCGACCCTTCCGCTGAAGGTGCTGGTATGGACGCCGGTGGGATCGGCGATAGTTACCGAGCGGCGGCGAGTCATCGATCGCTATATCGCAGCAGTGGATAAAGACGGTGTGATCTCTACCGGACATATATCGCTGATCATCGAGAACGAACTCTATATCAGCCACTATCCGTTTGAGGAGATCGATCGCGACAGCGGTAATTTCCGCGCCATGCTGCGGGCGGGTGAGGACAATGATATGCCGGGGCGATTCAACGACGATCTGGCGGCGGAGATTGCTGACTGGTGTCCACCGGACCAGCAGGTGCCGTTTAACCACTATAACGCCGAGGCATTGCATAATTACTGGCAGGTTTTTTCCACAGATACCACCTATAACCTGACCTCACGCAACTGCTCGTCAACGGTGGTGCAGGCGCTGGACGTGGCTATCGAGGGTTCGATGGGCCACTATCGTTTTCCGGCGATACATCTGTTGTTAGATCCTAATTTCTGGCTGCTGGGGCTGGTGCGCGGCCGGGCCGAACAGATGACCTGGACGCCGGGCCTGGCGCTTGACTATGTACGCCTGCTGAAGCTGGTGGTTGAGCCGACCCGCAGCCGCGCGTGGCACAAACGCGTGCACGAAGCTTTTCTGATACGGCGCGCGGTAATTAAACAGGAAATCCGCCTGAAAAAAGGAACGATCGCCGCGCAAAGTAAAGGTGCGCCGGAGGAAAAATGA
- the nuoJ gene encoding NADH-quinone oxidoreductase subunit J codes for MEFAFYICGLIAVLTTLRVITHTNPVHALLYLIISLLAIAGVFFSMGAYFAGALEIIVYAGAIMVLFVFVVMMLNLGKAVQEQERQWLQPSLWIGPGLVALVLLAVLIYAITTVNDQGIDGTIIDAKAVGISLFGPYVLAVELASMLLLAGLVVAFHIGREDRQGEVLSNRPGDAAKSKKEEHA; via the coding sequence ATGGAATTTGCATTTTATATTTGCGGACTGATAGCGGTACTGACGACTCTGCGCGTTATTACCCATACCAATCCGGTGCATGCGTTGCTGTATCTGATCATCTCGCTGTTGGCGATTGCTGGCGTGTTCTTCTCCATGGGCGCCTATTTTGCCGGTGCGCTGGAAATCATCGTTTACGCCGGTGCCATTATGGTGCTGTTCGTCTTCGTAGTGATGATGCTGAACCTCGGCAAAGCGGTGCAGGAGCAAGAGCGCCAGTGGTTGCAGCCGTCATTATGGATTGGTCCTGGTCTGGTGGCGCTGGTGCTGCTGGCGGTACTGATTTACGCGATTACCACGGTTAACGATCAGGGCATTGACGGCACAATTATCGACGCGAAAGCGGTCGGGATTAGCCTGTTTGGTCCTTACGTTCTGGCGGTTGAGCTGGCTTCAATGCTGTTGTTGGCGGGTCTGGTGGTGGCATTCCACATCGGACGTGAAGATCGTCAGGGCGAGGTGCTAAGCAACCGCCCTGGTGATGCAGCGAAAAGTAAAAAGGAGGAACACGCATGA
- the nuoK gene encoding NADH-quinone oxidoreductase subunit NuoK, producing the protein MIPLQHGLILAAILFVLGLTGLVMRRNLLFMLIGLEIMINAAALAFVVAGSYWGQADGQVMYILAISLAAAEASIGLALLLQLYRRRQTLNIDTVSEMRG; encoded by the coding sequence ATGATCCCTCTGCAACATGGGCTTATCCTGGCGGCGATTCTGTTCGTTCTCGGACTGACCGGGCTGGTGATGCGTCGCAATCTGTTGTTTATGTTAATTGGCCTCGAAATCATGATTAACGCTGCGGCACTGGCGTTCGTGGTGGCGGGAAGCTATTGGGGACAAGCCGACGGTCAGGTGATGTATATTCTGGCTATCAGCCTTGCGGCCGCCGAAGCCAGTATTGGCCTTGCGCTGCTGCTGCAGCTCTACCGTCGTCGTCAGACTCTCAACATTGACACAGTGAGCGAGATGCGCGGATGA
- the nuoM gene encoding NADH-quinone oxidoreductase subunit M — MLLPWLIFIPFVGGLLCWQCERFGVRAPRWIALITMGLTLVLSLHLWMQGNYALTQAAGLPQWQSEFSASWIPRFGINFHLALDGLSLLMVVLTGLLGLMAVLCSWKEIEKNQGFFYLNLMWILGGVIGVFLAIDLFLFFFFWEMMLVPMYFLIALWGHKASDGKTRISAATKFFIYTQSSGLVMLIAILGLVFVHYNATGVWTFNYELLLNTPMSHGVEYLLMLGFFIAFAVKMPVVPLHGWLPDAHSQAPTAGSVDLAGILLKTAAYGLLRFSLPLFPNASAEFAPIAMWLGIIGIFYGAWMAFSQTDIKRLIAYTSVSHMGFVLIAIYTGSQLAYQGAVIQMIAHGLSAAALFILCGQLYERLHTRDMRQMGGLWSRIKWLPGLSLFFAVANLGMPGTGNFVGEFMILVGSFQVAPVIIVIATFGLVFASVYSLIMMQRAYYGPAKSDKPLKGMSPREFLMIMVLVVLLVLLGVYPQPILDTSHAAMSNIQQWFTASISTTRP, encoded by the coding sequence ATGTTATTGCCTTGGCTTATATTTATACCCTTCGTCGGTGGCTTGCTGTGCTGGCAGTGCGAACGCTTTGGCGTCAGAGCGCCGCGCTGGATCGCACTGATCACTATGGGGTTGACGCTGGTGCTGTCGCTGCATCTCTGGATGCAGGGTAACTATGCGCTGACTCAGGCAGCAGGTTTGCCACAGTGGCAATCTGAATTCTCCGCATCATGGATTCCGCGTTTCGGCATCAATTTCCACCTGGCTCTCGACGGACTGTCGCTGCTGATGGTGGTACTGACCGGGCTGCTGGGGTTAATGGCGGTACTCTGCTCCTGGAAGGAAATTGAGAAAAATCAGGGCTTTTTCTACCTCAACCTGATGTGGATTTTGGGCGGCGTGATCGGCGTGTTTCTCGCCATCGACCTGTTCCTGTTCTTCTTCTTCTGGGAAATGATGCTGGTGCCGATGTACTTCCTCATCGCACTCTGGGGTCATAAAGCGTCCGACGGCAAAACCCGTATCAGCGCAGCCACCAAGTTCTTTATCTACACCCAGTCCAGTGGTCTGGTGATGCTGATTGCGATTCTGGGTCTGGTATTCGTTCATTACAATGCGACCGGAGTCTGGACGTTCAACTATGAACTGCTGCTGAACACGCCAATGTCGCACGGTGTTGAATATCTGCTGATGCTCGGCTTCTTTATCGCTTTCGCGGTGAAAATGCCGGTGGTGCCGTTACACGGCTGGTTACCGGATGCGCACAGCCAGGCACCAACGGCTGGCTCCGTTGACCTCGCAGGCATCCTGCTGAAGACCGCTGCTTACGGTTTGTTGCGCTTCAGCCTGCCGCTGTTCCCGAATGCCTCAGCTGAATTTGCGCCGATTGCCATGTGGCTGGGTATCATTGGTATCTTCTACGGCGCGTGGATGGCATTCTCCCAGACCGATATCAAACGTCTGATTGCTTACACCTCAGTATCCCATATGGGCTTTGTACTGATTGCCATCTATACCGGCAGCCAGCTGGCTTACCAGGGCGCGGTGATTCAGATGATTGCTCACGGTCTCTCAGCGGCGGCACTGTTTATCCTGTGCGGTCAGCTGTATGAGCGTCTGCATACGCGTGATATGCGTCAGATGGGCGGTCTGTGGTCGCGCATCAAATGGTTGCCGGGTCTGTCTTTGTTCTTCGCCGTGGCTAACCTCGGTATGCCGGGCACCGGTAACTTCGTCGGTGAATTTATGATTCTGGTCGGCAGCTTCCAGGTTGCGCCAGTGATTATCGTCATTGCCACTTTCGGTCTGGTGTTTGCATCGGTCTACTCATTAATCATGATGCAACGGGCTTATTATGGTCCGGCAAAATCTGACAAGCCGCTGAAAGGCATGTCGCCGCGCGAATTCCTGATGATTATGGTGCTGGTGGTTCTGCTGGTACTGCTGGGGGTTTATCCACAGCCGATTCTGGACACCTCACATGCTGCGATGAGCAATATTCAGCAGTGGTTTACCGCTTCAATTTCAACTACAAGGCCGTAA
- the nuoL gene encoding NADH-quinone oxidoreductase subunit L codes for MNLLYLTILFPLIGFLLLAFSRGRWSENVSATIGMGSVGLSALVTLYAGIDFFNQGQQVFNQPLWTWMDVGDFNIGVNLTLDGLSLTMLSVVTGVGFFIHMFASWYMRGEEGYSRFFAYTNLFIASMVVLVLADNLMLMYLGWEGVGLCSYLLIGFYYTNPDNGAAAMKAFIITRVGDVFLAFALFILYNELGTLNFREMVELAPAHFAADNHMLQWATLMLLGGAVGKSAQLPLQTWLADAMAGPTPVSALIHAATMVTAGVYLIARTHGLFLLTPEVLHLVGIIGAITLVLAGFAALVQTDIKRVLAYSTMSQIGYMFLALGVQAWDAAIFHLMTHAFFKALLFLSSGSVILACHHEQNIFKMGGLRKSIPLVYVCFLVGGAALSALPLITAGFFSKDEILAGALANGHINLMVAGLVGAFMTSLYTFRMIFIAFHGEEKIHAHAGKGITHHLPLIVLLILSTFIGAMIVPPLQGVLPNTTELAHGTVLTLEIASGVVAIVGILLAAALWLGKRTLVTSIANSAIGRFFSTWWFAAWGFDWLYDKVFVKPYLGIAWLLQRDPLNGLMNIPAILSRFANKGLVVSENGYLRWYIASMSIGAVVVLALMLVV; via the coding sequence ATGAACCTTCTCTATTTAACTATTCTGTTTCCGCTGATCGGCTTTTTGCTGCTGGCGTTCTCGCGAGGCCGCTGGTCTGAAAACGTCTCCGCGACCATTGGTATGGGGTCGGTGGGCTTGTCAGCGCTGGTGACTCTGTATGCCGGTATCGACTTCTTCAATCAGGGCCAGCAGGTTTTCAATCAGCCACTCTGGACCTGGATGGATGTCGGCGACTTTAATATTGGTGTCAACCTGACGCTGGACGGCCTGTCGCTGACCATGCTGTCTGTGGTCACCGGTGTCGGTTTCTTCATTCATATGTTTGCCTCCTGGTATATGCGGGGAGAAGAGGGCTATTCGCGCTTCTTCGCGTATACCAACCTGTTTATCGCCAGCATGGTGGTTCTGGTTCTGGCCGACAACCTGATGCTGATGTATCTCGGTTGGGAAGGCGTTGGTCTCTGCTCTTATCTGCTGATCGGTTTCTACTACACCAATCCGGACAACGGCGCGGCGGCGATGAAAGCCTTCATCATTACCCGTGTGGGTGACGTGTTCCTGGCGTTTGCGTTGTTTATTCTCTACAACGAGCTGGGTACGCTGAACTTCCGCGAAATGGTTGAGCTGGCACCGGCGCACTTTGCCGCAGACAACCACATGTTGCAGTGGGCGACGTTGATGCTGTTAGGTGGCGCAGTAGGTAAATCTGCCCAGCTGCCGTTGCAGACCTGGCTGGCCGATGCGATGGCAGGCCCGACGCCGGTTTCCGCACTGATTCACGCGGCAACCATGGTGACGGCGGGTGTCTATCTGATCGCCCGTACTCACGGCCTGTTCCTGCTGACGCCGGAAGTGCTGCATCTGGTGGGGATTATCGGTGCGATTACACTGGTGCTGGCGGGCTTTGCCGCACTGGTACAGACCGATATCAAACGCGTGCTGGCATACTCAACCATGAGTCAGATTGGCTATATGTTCCTTGCTCTGGGTGTACAAGCCTGGGACGCGGCCATTTTCCATCTGATGACCCATGCCTTCTTTAAAGCGTTGCTGTTCCTCTCTTCCGGTTCGGTGATTCTGGCATGTCATCACGAGCAGAATATTTTCAAAATGGGTGGCCTGCGTAAAAGCATTCCGCTGGTGTATGTCTGCTTCCTGGTGGGCGGTGCGGCGCTGTCAGCACTGCCGCTGATTACCGCAGGCTTCTTCAGTAAGGACGAGATTCTTGCTGGTGCGCTGGCGAATGGCCATATCAATCTGATGGTGGCGGGCCTGGTGGGGGCATTTATGACCTCGCTGTATACCTTCCGTATGATCTTTATCGCCTTCCACGGTGAAGAGAAGATTCACGCGCATGCGGGTAAAGGCATCACTCACCATCTGCCGCTGATTGTTCTGCTGATTCTCTCAACCTTTATCGGCGCGATGATTGTTCCACCGTTGCAGGGCGTACTGCCGAATACCACCGAACTGGCGCATGGCACCGTATTGACGCTGGAAATCGCCTCCGGCGTAGTGGCAATTGTCGGTATTCTGCTGGCTGCCGCTCTGTGGCTGGGCAAACGCACGCTGGTGACCAGTATCGCTAATAGTGCCATTGGCCGCTTCTTCAGCACCTGGTGGTTCGCCGCGTGGGGCTTTGACTGGCTGTACGACAAAGTGTTTGTTAAACCGTATCTCGGTATTGCCTGGCTGCTGCAACGCGATCCGTTAAATGGTCTGATGAATATTCCGGCTATCCTGTCGCGTTTCGCGAACAAAGGGCTGGTGGTCAGCGAGAACGGTTATCTGCGCTGGTATATCGCCTCAATGAGTATCGGTGCCGTCGTGGTACTGGCACTAATGCTGGTGGTTTAA
- the nuoH gene encoding NADH-quinone oxidoreductase subunit NuoH, which produces MSWLTPELIDVLIAVGKALVILLVVVGCGAFMSFGERRLLGLFQNRYGPNRVGWGGSLQLVADMIKMFFKEDWIPPFTDRVIFTLAPMIAFTSLLLAMAIVPVTSTWMGADLNIGLLFFLMMAGLAVYAVLFAGWASNNKYSLLGAMRASAQTLSYEVFLGLSLMGVVAQAGSFNMVEIVNSQTHLWNVIPQFLGFITFCIAGVAVCHRHPFDQPEAEQELADGYHIEYAGMKFGLFFVGEYIGIVTVSSLIVTLFFGGWHGPWLPPIFWFAIKTAFFMMMFILIRAALPRPRYDQVMSFGWKVCLPLTLLNLLATAAVILYTAQ; this is translated from the coding sequence ATGAGCTGGCTCACTCCGGAATTAATTGACGTGCTGATCGCCGTCGGCAAAGCGCTGGTGATCTTATTAGTCGTGGTGGGCTGTGGTGCCTTTATGAGCTTCGGTGAACGTCGCTTGCTGGGCCTGTTCCAGAACCGTTACGGACCGAACCGTGTTGGCTGGGGCGGCTCGCTGCAGCTGGTCGCGGACATGATCAAAATGTTCTTTAAAGAGGACTGGATCCCACCGTTTACCGACCGCGTGATTTTTACCCTGGCACCGATGATTGCCTTTACCTCGCTGCTGCTGGCAATGGCGATCGTACCGGTGACGTCAACCTGGATGGGCGCTGACCTGAATATCGGTCTGCTGTTCTTCCTGATGATGGCGGGCCTTGCGGTATATGCGGTGCTGTTTGCTGGCTGGGCGAGTAATAACAAATACTCGCTGCTGGGCGCGATGCGTGCTTCTGCCCAGACCCTGAGCTATGAAGTGTTTCTCGGCCTGTCGTTGATGGGCGTGGTTGCACAGGCTGGCTCGTTCAATATGGTCGAGATTGTTAACAGCCAGACGCACTTGTGGAACGTAATTCCGCAGTTCCTCGGCTTTATCACCTTCTGTATTGCGGGTGTTGCGGTGTGTCACCGTCATCCATTTGACCAGCCGGAAGCCGAGCAGGAACTGGCCGATGGTTACCACATTGAATATGCCGGGATGAAATTTGGTCTGTTCTTTGTCGGTGAATATATCGGTATCGTTACCGTTTCTTCACTGATCGTCACGCTGTTTTTCGGCGGCTGGCACGGTCCATGGTTGCCACCGATTTTCTGGTTTGCCATCAAGACGGCATTTTTCATGATGATGTTCATTCTGATTCGTGCTGCGTTGCCGCGTCCGCGCTATGACCAGGTGATGTCTTTCGGCTGGAAAGTTTGTCTGCCGTTGACGTTGTTGAACCTGCTGGCGACTGCCGCAGTGATTTTGTACACGGCGCAGTAA
- the nuoI gene encoding NADH-quinone oxidoreductase subunit NuoI, which translates to MTLKDIVVGFGTTVRSIWLIGMNAFAKRETMMYPEEPVYLPPRYRGRIVLTRDPDGEERCVACNLCAVACPVGCISLQKAEHQDGRWYPEFFRINFSRCIFCGLCEEACPTTAIQLTPDFELGEFKRQDLVYEKEDLLISGPGKYPEYNFYRMAGMAIEGKDKGDAENEAKPIDVKGLLP; encoded by the coding sequence ATGACATTAAAAGATATTGTCGTTGGTTTCGGTACTACGGTTCGTAGTATCTGGCTGATTGGGATGAATGCTTTCGCCAAGCGCGAAACCATGATGTACCCGGAAGAGCCGGTTTACCTGCCACCGCGTTATCGTGGCCGCATCGTGCTGACGCGCGATCCGGACGGCGAAGAGCGCTGCGTTGCCTGTAACCTGTGTGCGGTAGCTTGTCCTGTCGGCTGTATTTCACTGCAAAAAGCCGAGCATCAGGATGGCCGCTGGTATCCGGAGTTCTTCCGCATCAACTTCTCGCGCTGCATTTTCTGTGGTCTGTGTGAAGAAGCCTGCCCGACCACCGCGATCCAGTTGACGCCGGATTTCGAACTGGGTGAGTTTAAGCGTCAGGATCTGGTGTACGAAAAAGAAGACCTGTTGATTTCAGGACCGGGTAAATACCCTGAGTACAACTTCTATCGTATGGCGGGTATGGCGATCGAGGGTAAAGACAAGGGCGACGCCGAAAACGAAGCCAAACCTATCGACGTCAAAGGCTTGTTACCTTAA